A single genomic interval of Amycolatopsis albispora harbors:
- a CDS encoding arylamine N-acetyltransferase family protein, with amino-acid sequence MHSTENADDTWWVCVPRPGYPLATARRSAMSEWQLGDLDLDAYLARIGHARVAPSAAALRSLHEAHVRSIPFENIDVLLGPHPGLGLKVIADKLVHRRRGGYCFEHGLLFAAALELLGFEVRRRMARVRPDRPSARTHMVVLVRVAGIDHLADVGFGTGLVTPMPLVDGHEQDQNGWPHRITRDGPLWILWRRDADGWTPVHATDDLPQYPVDYEVANHYVSTHPKSPFSGQLVAMARGDRLTTRLVGTELTTEHATAPETTRTITPAELKPTLHALGIDLTDAELTTLQAALP; translated from the coding sequence ATGCACAGCACCGAGAACGCGGACGACACGTGGTGGGTGTGCGTTCCGCGTCCCGGTTACCCGCTGGCTACTGCGAGGAGAAGCGCGATGAGCGAATGGCAGTTGGGAGATCTGGACCTCGACGCCTACCTGGCGCGGATCGGGCACGCCCGTGTCGCGCCGTCGGCGGCGGCGTTGCGGTCGTTGCACGAGGCCCACGTGCGATCCATCCCGTTCGAGAACATCGACGTGCTCCTCGGGCCGCATCCCGGCCTCGGGTTGAAGGTGATCGCCGACAAGCTGGTCCACCGGCGACGCGGCGGCTACTGCTTCGAGCACGGTCTGCTCTTCGCCGCGGCGCTGGAACTGCTCGGCTTCGAGGTGCGCCGCCGGATGGCGCGGGTGCGGCCCGACCGGCCGTCCGCCCGCACCCACATGGTCGTGCTGGTGCGGGTGGCCGGCATCGACCACCTGGCCGACGTCGGCTTCGGGACCGGGCTGGTCACGCCGATGCCCCTGGTCGACGGCCACGAGCAGGACCAGAACGGCTGGCCGCACCGCATCACCCGCGATGGTCCACTGTGGATTCTCTGGCGCCGGGACGCGGACGGCTGGACGCCGGTGCACGCCACGGACGACCTGCCGCAGTACCCCGTCGACTACGAGGTGGCGAACCACTACGTCTCGACGCACCCGAAGTCGCCGTTCAGCGGCCAGCTGGTCGCCATGGCCCGCGGCGACCGGCTCACCACCCGCCTGGTCGGCACCGAACTCACCACCGAACACGCCACCGCCCCCGAGACGACCCGCACCATCACCCCGGCCGAGCTGAAGCCCACCCTGCACGCACTGGGCATCGACCTGACGGACGCGGAACTGACCACCCTGCAAGCCGCCCTACCCTGA
- a CDS encoding carboxylate-amine ligase, with translation MTPDDDELTFGVEEEFFLVDAAGELVPRGPEVVDGTTERDGELQRELISSQVETATPVCRTSAALLDGLTSLRDDLARGAAARGLRLLASGTPVLPGSGHEITRKPRYHRMAEQFGAIARSSATCGCHVHVGVADRETAVRVSNHTRAWLPVLLAITANSPIDGGTVTGYRSWRHVLWSRWPSAGPPPMFVSLEHYENSVAAMLRSGAMMDRAMLYWDVRLSDKQPTLEFRIGDVAASAEEATLAAVLIRGLVRLALRDVAADRAPVSTPDEVLRANLWRAARDGLGGSCLHPESGELVPIWTVVDELVANLREPLGASGDLDFALDVLSRLRSTGGGADRQLAAYRRRERLTDVVDEQCV, from the coding sequence ATGACCCCGGACGACGACGAACTGACCTTCGGCGTCGAAGAGGAGTTCTTCCTGGTGGACGCCGCGGGAGAGCTGGTGCCGCGGGGTCCGGAGGTGGTCGACGGGACCACCGAGCGCGACGGGGAACTGCAGCGCGAACTGATCAGCTCGCAGGTGGAGACGGCGACCCCGGTGTGCCGGACCTCGGCCGCGCTGCTCGACGGCCTGACCAGCCTGCGGGACGACCTGGCGCGCGGCGCGGCCGCACGCGGGCTGCGCCTGCTGGCGAGCGGCACGCCGGTGCTGCCGGGCAGCGGCCACGAGATCACCCGGAAGCCGCGGTACCACCGGATGGCCGAGCAGTTCGGCGCGATCGCGCGGTCGAGCGCCACCTGCGGGTGCCACGTGCACGTCGGGGTGGCCGACCGGGAGACCGCGGTCCGGGTCAGCAACCACACCAGGGCGTGGCTGCCGGTGCTGCTGGCAATCACCGCGAACTCGCCGATCGACGGCGGCACGGTCACCGGGTACCGCAGCTGGCGGCACGTGCTGTGGTCGCGCTGGCCGTCGGCGGGGCCGCCGCCGATGTTCGTGTCGCTGGAGCACTACGAGAACAGCGTGGCCGCGATGCTCCGCAGCGGGGCGATGATGGACCGGGCGATGCTGTACTGGGACGTCCGGCTCTCCGACAAGCAGCCGACGCTCGAGTTCCGGATCGGTGACGTGGCGGCGTCGGCGGAGGAGGCCACGCTCGCCGCGGTGCTGATCCGGGGGCTGGTGAGGCTGGCGCTGCGGGACGTGGCGGCGGATCGCGCGCCGGTCAGCACGCCCGACGAGGTCCTGCGCGCGAACCTGTGGCGGGCCGCGCGGGACGGCCTCGGCGGTTCGTGCCTGCACCCCGAGAGCGGGGAGTTGGTGCCAATTTGGACGGTCGTGGACGAACTGGTGGCGAACCTGCGGGAGCCGCTGGGCGCCAGCGGGGACCTGGACTTCGCTTTGGACGTATTGTCGCGGCTGCGGTCCACCGGCGGCGGAGCGGACCGGCAGCTGGCCGCGTACCGCAGGCGGGAGCGCCTGACCGACGTCGTGGACGAGCAGTGCGTGTGA
- a CDS encoding threonine/serine ThrE exporter family protein — MKINQRGRAADRKRGWQILEAPADKRPRKTSRRRERGSEPRSRAWQILEADTGEQPAAAQENAIGPALPDDSTVNFVLDLALRIGEVQMASGAGASDVTATILALTSALGLPHCEVDVIFTSITVTCHRGSERSPVTALRVVRARGLDYSRLTDTERLVQRITRGRVSAEDAYTELELITNRPHPYPRWISTLAWGGMAAFISLLIGGDWATALIAFVISSVIDRVGRVLNRFALPFFFQQVAGGFIATLAAVLVVNTNWLPIERPTIVVAAAITVLLSGLSTVSAVQDAITGYNVTAAGRTTEVAMMSAGLITGVVLALNTAPLFAIVQKTPPPAVYNSTALDLPIMVVAGAGAALCFALASYARPRSLLIAAAAGAVGSVGFGVLGLFGADQITASAVAATLVGFSGGVLARRLKETPLVIAVSGITPLLPGLSTYRGLYEMGVSPGGELGTLMTAVAVGLALAAGVVLGEYFAQPVRTGLGRLERKLAGPRMAGPLRPKTGRVE, encoded by the coding sequence ATGAAGATCAACCAGCGTGGCCGGGCAGCCGATCGCAAGCGCGGTTGGCAGATCCTCGAAGCGCCGGCGGACAAGAGGCCGCGCAAGACGAGCAGGCGCCGCGAACGCGGTTCGGAGCCGCGCAGCCGCGCCTGGCAGATCCTCGAGGCGGACACCGGCGAGCAGCCGGCGGCCGCGCAGGAGAACGCGATCGGGCCGGCGCTGCCCGACGACTCCACCGTCAACTTCGTGCTCGACCTGGCCCTGCGCATCGGCGAGGTGCAGATGGCCAGCGGCGCGGGTGCCTCCGACGTCACCGCCACCATTCTCGCGCTGACCTCGGCGCTCGGCCTCCCGCACTGCGAGGTCGACGTCATCTTCACCTCGATCACGGTGACCTGCCACCGCGGTTCCGAGCGCTCCCCGGTCACCGCGCTGCGCGTGGTGCGCGCCCGCGGCCTCGACTACAGCCGCCTCACCGACACCGAGCGGCTGGTGCAGCGCATCACCCGCGGCCGCGTCAGCGCCGAGGACGCCTACACCGAACTGGAGCTGATCACCAACCGGCCGCACCCGTACCCGCGCTGGATCTCCACCCTGGCCTGGGGCGGCATGGCCGCGTTCATCTCCCTGCTGATCGGCGGGGACTGGGCCACCGCGCTGATCGCCTTCGTGATCAGCTCGGTGATCGACCGGGTCGGCCGGGTGCTCAACCGGTTCGCGCTGCCGTTCTTCTTCCAGCAGGTGGCCGGCGGGTTCATCGCCACGCTGGCCGCGGTGCTGGTGGTGAACACCAACTGGCTCCCGATCGAGCGACCCACGATCGTGGTGGCCGCGGCGATCACCGTGTTGCTGTCCGGGCTGAGCACGGTGTCCGCGGTGCAGGACGCGATCACCGGCTACAACGTCACCGCCGCCGGGCGCACCACCGAGGTGGCGATGATGTCCGCCGGGCTGATCACCGGCGTGGTGCTCGCGCTGAACACCGCGCCGCTGTTCGCCATCGTGCAGAAGACCCCGCCGCCGGCGGTGTACAACAGCACCGCGCTCGACCTGCCGATCATGGTGGTCGCCGGTGCGGGCGCGGCGCTGTGCTTCGCGCTGGCCAGCTACGCCCGGCCGCGTTCGCTGCTGATCGCCGCCGCGGCCGGTGCGGTCGGCAGCGTCGGCTTCGGTGTGCTCGGCCTGTTCGGCGCGGACCAGATCACCGCCTCCGCGGTCGCCGCCACGCTGGTCGGCTTCTCCGGTGGTGTGCTGGCCCGGCGGTTGAAGGAAACGCCGCTGGTCATCGCGGTCTCCGGGATCACCCCGCTGCTGCCGGGGCTGTCCACCTACCGCGGGCTGTACGAGATGGGCGTCTCGCCGGGCGGTGAGCTGGGCACGCTGATGACCGCGGTGGCGGTCGGGCTGGCGCTGGCCGCGGGCGTGGTGCTCGGCGAGTACTTCGCGCAGCCGGTGCGCACCGGGCTCGGCAGGCTGGAGCGCAAGCTGGCCGGGCCGCGGATGGCGGGCCCGCTGCGGCCGAAGACCGGGCGAGTGGAGTAA
- a CDS encoding alpha,alpha-trehalose-phosphate synthase (UDP-forming): protein MTEPVSTAADFVVVANRLPVDLDRSADGTQRWTASPGGLVSALEPFLRSRKGAWVGWPGVPDVEVDEFSDDGLVLHPVTLSSDEVADYYEGFSNATLWPLYHDVVARPVFDRSWWDSYVKVNRRFAEASAKVAGEGAVVWVQDYQLQLVPSMLRELRPDLRIGFFLHIPFPPVELFMQLPWRAEIVRGLIGADLVGFHRPGGAQNFLWLARQLIGLEPSRGAVGVRSRPGVVQVGDRTVRVGAFPISIDAAGLDNLARTKKVAERAAQIRADLGNPKTVLLGVDRLDYTKGIDLRLQAFHELLQEDRVKPEDVAFIQLATPSRERVEHYQRMRGEIEQMVGRINGEFARVGHPVVHYLHQSVDRTELAAFFSAADVMVVTPLRDGMNLVCKEYVACRHDLGGTLVLSEFAGAAAELSSAFLVNPHDLDGVKSALAAAITLDPAEGRRRMRALRRQVLTHDVDRWARSFLEALGSEPSA, encoded by the coding sequence ATGACCGAGCCTGTCAGCACGGCCGCCGATTTTGTCGTGGTGGCCAACCGGTTGCCGGTGGACCTCGATCGCTCCGCCGACGGGACCCAGCGCTGGACGGCGAGCCCCGGCGGGCTCGTCTCCGCGCTCGAGCCGTTCCTCCGCTCCCGCAAGGGCGCCTGGGTCGGCTGGCCCGGCGTGCCCGACGTCGAGGTCGACGAGTTCTCCGACGACGGCTTGGTGCTGCACCCGGTCACCCTCAGCTCCGACGAGGTGGCCGACTACTACGAGGGCTTCTCGAACGCCACGCTGTGGCCGCTCTACCACGACGTGGTCGCCCGTCCGGTGTTCGACCGATCGTGGTGGGACAGCTACGTCAAGGTCAACCGCCGGTTCGCCGAGGCCAGCGCGAAGGTGGCCGGCGAGGGCGCGGTGGTCTGGGTGCAGGACTACCAGCTGCAGCTGGTCCCGAGCATGCTCCGGGAACTGCGCCCCGACCTGCGGATCGGCTTCTTCCTGCACATCCCGTTCCCGCCGGTGGAGCTGTTCATGCAGCTGCCGTGGCGCGCGGAGATCGTGCGCGGGCTGATCGGCGCCGACCTGGTCGGGTTCCACCGGCCGGGTGGTGCCCAGAACTTCCTGTGGCTGGCGCGCCAGCTGATCGGCCTCGAGCCCAGCCGGGGCGCGGTCGGCGTGCGGTCGCGGCCCGGTGTGGTCCAGGTCGGCGACCGGACCGTGCGCGTTGGCGCCTTCCCGATCTCCATCGACGCCGCCGGGCTGGACAACCTGGCGCGCACGAAGAAGGTGGCCGAGCGGGCCGCGCAGATCCGCGCCGACCTGGGCAATCCCAAGACCGTGCTGCTCGGGGTGGACCGGCTCGACTACACCAAGGGCATCGACCTGCGGCTGCAGGCCTTCCACGAGCTGCTGCAGGAGGACCGCGTCAAGCCGGAGGACGTGGCGTTCATCCAGCTCGCCACGCCCAGCCGGGAGCGCGTGGAGCACTACCAGCGCATGCGCGGTGAGATCGAGCAGATGGTCGGCCGGATCAACGGCGAGTTCGCCAGGGTGGGTCACCCGGTCGTGCACTACCTGCACCAGTCCGTTGACCGAACGGAGCTGGCCGCCTTCTTCTCCGCTGCCGACGTGATGGTGGTGACCCCGTTGCGTGACGGCATGAACCTGGTCTGCAAGGAGTACGTGGCCTGCCGCCACGACCTCGGGGGCACGCTGGTGCTCTCCGAATTCGCCGGGGCGGCAGCCGAGTTGAGCAGTGCCTTCCTGGTCAACCCGCATGATCTCGACGGGGTTAAGAGCGCTTTGGCGGCTGCCATTACGCTCGACCCGGCCGAGGGAAGACGGAGAATGCGCGCGCTTCGACGTCAGGTCCTCACCCACGACGTCGACCGCTGGGCGCGCTCGTTCCTGGAAGCACTCGGGTCCGAGCCCTCCGCCTGA
- the otsB gene encoding trehalose-phosphatase has translation MTAEALPAELRRAIVQIARTPRLLVACDYDGTLAPITSNPDEARPLPESVGALRSLAGLHETTTAVISGRALRDLATLSRLPAEVHLVGSHGSEFDIGFVHALDAKARELHRRLEAELEQLVLDVPGVSLEVKPASIAVHVRRAEYDAGRRVLADVHNGPCTWPGVTTTDGKEVVELAVVQTDKGRALDTLRHQVNATAAVFLGDDVTDEKAFARLSGPDLGVKVGDGESLAAYRVPDTVDVATVLAFLLEERRHWLYGEQAPPIERISMLASERSVALLTPDAKLTWLCHPGPDAPAVFADLLGGPGAGHFSIKPHRNGLPLGQRYLPNTMTVETRWSRLLVTDYLEPDSPPHRTDIVRVISGEAAAQVVFAPRPEFGGVPVKLVTEEDGLRVLGTSEPIVLRAPGVRWEINSDGMHDTAVALVEPKPERPVVLELRCGTTDLGPHELSEMDRRARAGAYWSDWAATLKVPTVQPELVSRSALTLRGLCNTDTGGVLAAATTSLPEEIGGVRNWDYRYCWIRDAAMTVRELVTLGSLDEADGYLRWLHGVLATLAGPERLHPLYTLSGSVIGAEAVIESLPGYAGSRPVRVGNLANHQVQLDVFGPVVELVVTLAEARGELRDQDWQMVRAMAEAVTRRWNEPDHGIWEERHVPRHRVYSRVMGWVTIDRAIKLGEIYDREIPVGWPELRDTIAADVLEHGWNDEVQAFTTAYDGTDLDAASLFVGLTGLIDPSDQRFQSTVTAIEAELRSGSTVYRYHRDDGLPGSEGGFHICAAWLIEAYLMTGRRTEAEELFEQLVDAAGPTGLLPEQYDPIAERSLGNHPQAYSHIGLIRCANLLAK, from the coding sequence TTGACCGCCGAGGCCCTGCCCGCCGAGCTGCGGCGTGCGATCGTGCAGATCGCGCGGACGCCGCGCTTGCTGGTCGCCTGCGACTACGACGGCACGCTGGCTCCGATCACGTCCAACCCGGACGAGGCCCGCCCACTTCCCGAATCGGTCGGTGCCCTGCGATCGTTAGCCGGCCTGCACGAAACCACCACCGCGGTCATCTCCGGCCGCGCGCTGCGTGATCTCGCCACGCTCTCCCGCCTGCCCGCCGAGGTCCACCTGGTGGGCAGCCACGGCTCGGAGTTCGACATCGGTTTTGTGCACGCGCTCGACGCGAAGGCCCGCGAACTGCACCGCAGGCTCGAAGCCGAGCTGGAGCAGCTCGTGCTCGATGTTCCAGGGGTTTCCCTAGAAGTGAAGCCGGCCAGCATCGCCGTGCACGTGCGCCGCGCCGAGTACGACGCGGGCCGCCGCGTGCTCGCCGATGTCCACAATGGACCTTGCACCTGGCCGGGGGTGACCACCACCGACGGCAAGGAGGTGGTCGAGCTGGCCGTGGTGCAGACCGACAAGGGCCGGGCCCTGGACACCCTGCGCCACCAGGTGAACGCCACCGCCGCGGTGTTCCTCGGCGACGACGTCACCGACGAGAAGGCCTTCGCGCGGCTGTCCGGCCCCGACCTGGGGGTCAAGGTCGGCGACGGGGAAAGCCTTGCCGCGTACCGGGTTCCGGACACCGTCGACGTGGCGACCGTGCTCGCGTTCCTGCTCGAGGAGCGGCGCCACTGGCTCTACGGCGAGCAGGCCCCGCCGATCGAGCGGATCTCCATGCTGGCCAGCGAGCGCTCGGTCGCGCTGCTCACCCCGGACGCCAAGCTGACCTGGCTGTGCCACCCCGGCCCGGACGCGCCCGCGGTGTTCGCCGACCTGCTCGGCGGTCCCGGTGCCGGGCACTTCTCGATCAAGCCGCACCGCAACGGCCTGCCGCTGGGCCAGCGCTACCTGCCGAACACGATGACCGTGGAGACGCGCTGGTCGCGCCTGCTGGTCACGGACTACCTCGAGCCGGACAGCCCGCCGCACCGCACGGACATCGTCCGGGTGATTTCCGGTGAGGCCGCCGCGCAGGTGGTTTTCGCGCCGCGCCCCGAATTCGGTGGCGTGCCGGTGAAGCTGGTCACCGAGGAGGACGGGCTGCGGGTGCTGGGCACCTCGGAGCCGATCGTGCTGCGGGCGCCCGGTGTGCGCTGGGAAATCAACTCCGACGGCATGCACGACACCGCGGTGGCACTGGTCGAACCGAAGCCGGAACGCCCGGTGGTCCTGGAACTGCGTTGCGGCACAACGGATCTCGGCCCGCATGAACTGTCCGAAATGGACCGCCGCGCGCGGGCGGGGGCGTACTGGAGCGACTGGGCCGCCACCCTGAAGGTGCCCACCGTGCAGCCGGAACTGGTGTCGCGCTCGGCGCTGACCCTGCGCGGGCTGTGCAACACCGACACCGGCGGGGTGCTCGCGGCGGCCACCACCTCGCTGCCCGAGGAGATCGGCGGGGTCCGGAACTGGGACTACCGCTACTGCTGGATCCGCGACGCCGCGATGACCGTGCGTGAGCTGGTCACGCTCGGCTCCCTGGACGAGGCCGACGGGTACCTGCGCTGGTTGCACGGCGTGCTCGCCACGCTGGCCGGGCCGGAGCGGCTCCACCCGCTGTACACCCTGTCCGGCAGCGTGATCGGCGCCGAAGCGGTGATCGAGTCGCTGCCGGGGTACGCGGGCTCGCGGCCGGTGCGCGTCGGCAACCTGGCGAACCACCAGGTGCAGCTGGACGTGTTCGGGCCGGTGGTGGAGCTGGTGGTCACCCTGGCCGAGGCCCGCGGTGAGCTGCGCGACCAGGACTGGCAGATGGTGCGGGCGATGGCCGAGGCGGTCACGCGGCGCTGGAACGAGCCGGACCACGGCATCTGGGAGGAACGCCACGTGCCTCGGCACCGCGTGTACTCCCGGGTGATGGGCTGGGTGACCATCGACCGCGCGATCAAGCTGGGCGAGATCTACGACCGGGAGATCCCGGTTGGCTGGCCGGAGCTGCGCGACACCATCGCCGCCGACGTGCTGGAGCACGGCTGGAACGACGAGGTGCAGGCGTTCACCACCGCCTACGACGGCACCGACCTGGACGCGGCCTCGCTTTTTGTCGGGCTGACCGGCCTCATCGACCCGAGCGACCAGCGGTTCCAGTCGACCGTGACCGCCATCGAGGCCGAGCTGCGCAGCGGCTCGACGGTCTACCGCTACCACCGCGACGACGGCCTGCCCGGCAGCGAAGGCGGCTTCCACATCTGCGCGGCCTGGCTGATCGAGGCCTACCTGATGACCGGCCGCCGCACCGAGGCGGAGGAGCTGTTCGAGCAGTTGGTCGACGCCGCGGGCCCGACCGGGCTGCTGCCCGAGCAGTACGACCCGATCGCCGAGCGCTCGCTGGGCAACCACCCGCAGGCGTACTCGCACATCGGCCTCATCCGCTGCGCGAACCTGCTGGCCAAGTAG
- a CDS encoding ubiquitin-like small modifier protein 1: MAKVHLPSMLRPIAGDQTVLEVEGATIAAALDELRDRYPALERRLRDESGALRRYVNFYVDGEECRRLAGADTPLAARTELMIIPSVAGG, encoded by the coding sequence GTGGCGAAGGTCCACCTGCCGTCGATGCTGCGGCCGATCGCCGGCGACCAGACCGTGCTGGAGGTCGAGGGCGCCACCATCGCGGCGGCCCTGGACGAGCTGCGGGACAGGTATCCCGCGCTGGAACGGCGGCTGCGTGACGAGTCGGGCGCGCTGCGGCGGTACGTCAACTTCTACGTCGACGGCGAGGAATGCCGCCGTCTCGCCGGTGCGGACACCCCGCTCGCCGCCCGCACCGAGCTGATGATCATCCCGTCGGTGGCGGGCGGCTGA
- a CDS encoding WD40/YVTN/BNR-like repeat-containing protein has translation MEALLAIGTRKGLWLARSSNGRADWQVTGPHLPMTDIYALAIDQRAGSPRLLAGVTSEHWGPGVATSDDLGVTWQEPEQAPISFPEDTGAALERVWQLTPAPEPDVVYAGVEPSALFRSADGGRSFELVRGLWEHPHRPQWTPGFGGMAIHTVLPHPTEPEHVTVAMSTGGVYDTTDGGKTWAPANRGIHVKFLPEEYPEFGQCVHKVARHPARPDTLYAQNHHGVYRSDDHAKSWQSIADGLPSDFGFPMVVHPHKPEVIYNFPLQADEHRFPPDGRCRVYRSEDGGGSWTALSGGLPDNGFYSAVLRDAMCVDDADPAGVYFGSRSGEVWASADEGEHWQRVVEHLPDVLCVRAAVI, from the coding sequence ATGGAAGCGCTGCTCGCGATCGGCACGCGCAAGGGGCTCTGGCTGGCGAGAAGTTCGAACGGACGGGCCGACTGGCAGGTCACCGGGCCGCACCTGCCGATGACCGACATCTACGCGCTGGCGATCGACCAGCGCGCCGGCTCGCCGCGCCTGCTCGCGGGCGTGACCAGTGAGCACTGGGGCCCGGGGGTGGCCACCAGCGACGACCTCGGCGTCACCTGGCAGGAGCCGGAGCAGGCGCCCATCTCCTTCCCGGAGGACACCGGCGCCGCGCTGGAGCGGGTCTGGCAGCTCACGCCCGCGCCGGAGCCGGACGTGGTCTACGCCGGGGTGGAGCCGTCGGCGTTGTTCCGCTCGGCCGACGGCGGCCGGTCCTTCGAGCTGGTCCGCGGCCTCTGGGAGCACCCCCATCGTCCACAGTGGACGCCCGGCTTCGGCGGCATGGCGATCCACACCGTGCTGCCGCACCCGACCGAGCCGGAGCACGTCACGGTGGCGATGTCCACCGGCGGCGTCTACGACACCACCGACGGCGGCAAGACCTGGGCGCCGGCCAACCGCGGCATCCACGTCAAGTTCCTGCCGGAGGAGTACCCGGAGTTCGGCCAGTGCGTGCACAAGGTGGCGCGGCACCCGGCGCGGCCGGACACGCTGTACGCGCAGAACCACCACGGCGTGTACCGCAGCGACGACCACGCGAAGAGCTGGCAGTCGATCGCCGACGGCCTGCCGTCCGACTTCGGCTTCCCGATGGTGGTGCACCCGCACAAGCCGGAGGTGATCTACAACTTCCCGCTGCAGGCCGACGAGCACCGCTTCCCGCCGGACGGGCGCTGCCGCGTCTACCGCAGCGAGGACGGCGGCGGCAGCTGGACGGCGTTGTCCGGTGGCCTGCCGGACAACGGCTTCTACTCGGCGGTGCTGCGGGACGCGATGTGCGTGGACGACGCCGACCCGGCCGGGGTGTACTTCGGCTCGCGCTCGGGTGAGGTGTGGGCCAGCGCCGACGAGGGCGAGCACTGGCAGCGCGTGGTCGAGCACCTGCCGGACGTGCTCTGCGTGCGGGCCGCGGTGATCTAG
- a CDS encoding C39 family peptidase yields the protein MRRQLLAVFAAVVAGITAAPALATAAPAAPATRPAETAEIDISELPAVVELNVRHEWQQTGYWCGPAATRMALSARMANPPSQASLAQQLPTHTGGTDHIGQVTRVLNNNLGTGWYETKQMPNDPPTQAQRDLLWRDVVLDINNNYPIVANIVAPANNHPPGYPNYTIYHYFTVIGYNSDNMTVKIADSAGFSQGVYWLTFNQLATLIPPKGYSA from the coding sequence ATGAGACGCCAGCTGCTCGCCGTGTTCGCCGCCGTGGTCGCGGGAATCACCGCCGCGCCCGCGCTCGCCACCGCCGCGCCCGCGGCACCGGCCACCCGTCCGGCCGAAACCGCCGAGATCGACATTTCCGAACTGCCCGCCGTCGTCGAGCTCAACGTGCGCCACGAATGGCAGCAGACCGGCTACTGGTGCGGCCCGGCGGCGACCAGGATGGCGCTGTCCGCGCGCATGGCCAACCCGCCGTCGCAGGCCAGCCTGGCCCAGCAGCTCCCGACGCACACCGGCGGCACCGACCACATCGGCCAGGTCACCAGGGTGCTCAACAACAATCTCGGCACCGGCTGGTACGAGACCAAACAGATGCCGAACGACCCGCCGACCCAGGCGCAGCGCGATCTGCTCTGGCGGGACGTGGTGCTCGACATCAACAACAATTACCCGATCGTGGCGAACATCGTCGCCCCGGCGAACAACCACCCGCCCGGTTACCCCAACTACACCATTTACCACTACTTCACCGTGATCGGCTACAACAGCGACAACATGACGGTGAAGATCGCCGACTCGGCCGGTTTCAGCCAGGGCGTCTATTGGCTCACCTTCAACCAGCTGGCCACTCTCATTCCGCCAAAGGGGTATTCCGCGTAA
- a CDS encoding C39 family peptidase, which yields MQRRGFLRAVAGVAAAGALVLPGAAVAASPAPVAPAGVQAAEAQPAGVQPAGAKSLNIQYQVQETGYWCGPAAARIAMSARTGNLPSQGDLAAQMGTTENGTDHISQIANALNANLGTTWYEVKEMPNDPPTQAQKDLLWQDIVTDIDNGYAVVANIVAPPDNHPPGYPNETIYHYFTVIGYNSDNMTVHIADSANFGGNQIYWLSFDQLASLIPPKGYAA from the coding sequence GTGCAGCGCAGAGGTTTCCTCCGGGCGGTGGCCGGGGTTGCCGCGGCCGGGGCGCTCGTCCTGCCGGGGGCGGCGGTCGCCGCGAGCCCCGCGCCGGTCGCGCCAGCCGGGGTCCAGGCCGCCGAGGCCCAGCCAGCCGGGGTCCAGCCAGCTGGTGCCAAATCGCTCAACATCCAGTACCAGGTTCAGGAAACCGGGTACTGGTGCGGGCCGGCGGCGGCGCGGATCGCGATGTCCGCGCGCACGGGCAACCTGCCGTCGCAGGGTGACCTGGCCGCGCAGATGGGCACCACCGAGAACGGCACCGACCACATCAGCCAGATCGCGAACGCGCTCAACGCCAATCTCGGCACCACCTGGTACGAGGTCAAGGAGATGCCGAACGACCCGCCGACGCAGGCCCAGAAGGACCTGCTCTGGCAGGACATCGTCACCGACATCGACAACGGCTACGCCGTGGTGGCCAACATCGTCGCCCCGCCCGACAACCACCCGCCGGGCTATCCGAACGAGACGATCTACCACTACTTCACCGTGATCGGCTACAACAGCGACAACATGACCGTGCACATCGCGGACTCGGCCAACTTCGGCGGCAACCAGATCTACTGGCTGTCCTTCGACCAGCTGGCCTCACTGATCCCGCCGAAGGGGTACGCGGCCTGA